From Uloborus diversus isolate 005 chromosome 8, Udiv.v.3.1, whole genome shotgun sequence, a single genomic window includes:
- the LOC129228553 gene encoding histone-lysine N-methyltransferase SETD1B-like: MTEDQKVHRLEVCQEPLQMASSDENFLKTIITGDESWVYGYDVEMKHLLELQFDSNAKFKGEVNKQDAQVLRILPIGRDLDGDSYWYQLDKDYNMRLYKEGVEEDWGEESDSYRPVTRRAASQKAVNYREISTDEDEEWGASKPKKTTIKRKKAFSSEESEASYKEKKPKKKARVRKWGSSSDSESEKSLSLNDESEEEEDDNDGDSSQDSENEWKVKKSQEAKRLKLSINKKVLSTDEESESQESAPAPKKKANKVVSEESEEEDDDEEEEEEEDDEEEESSEEEEDEESEESDEAPSKLPSVEKKVEKQNLKPKTPELVKEITKPAEVVKDLKQKTSENVEPNANMKEKINISAAQDKGSVRPVKKDTTKMVPCVIPYEKSPKSGPGVTFEDESDKISKIKESNLKTVMPSHPTKTAIQLNPPAAKFIEKAPPRVNLPPAENKSFSGTIMEPFDEDDPDSDDEVPLERIPTACVPTPLSNKPPTYEKINEYTPAKELSTFSYSAPEKCFPSTYTSLAPFQDYSSRPSPLKPSLVETYPTNSSSPSKLTPLDTYSRSGSPKGFISLDSYTEARKKKHFYGNPSSEPDAASRPMPPAADNYQGEIRFPPEPYPCPPSPNAYSHRSPPPPQRDPGTPPRMYSQFPDAYAPPRSPEYYQNHQYYASEERIPRPSYQPNYAPSEQGPPYVQNPYVATPVPQPNGGFMIDTLLRARNENEEDELTGVTDIVSYITQE; the protein is encoded by the exons ATGACAGAGGATCAAAAAGTGCACCGCCTGGAGGTTTGTCAGGAGCCCTTGCAAATGGCCAGTTCCGACGAAAACTTCTTGAAAACCATCATCACAGGTGACGAGAGTTGGGTTTATGGCTACGACGTGGAAATGAAG CATTTGTTAGAGTTACAGTTTGACAgcaatgcaaaatttaaaggtgAAGTTAACAAACAAGATGCACAAGTTCTTCGCATTCTTCCCATCGGCCGTGACTTAGATGGTGATTCATACTGGTATCAGTTAGATAAAGATTATAATATGAGATTGTATAAGGAAGGTGTAG AAGAAGACTGGGGTGAAGAGAGTGACTCTTATAGGCCTGTGACTCGTCGAGCAGCTTCTCAGAAGGCTGTTAACTACAGGGAGATCTCAACTGATGAAGATGAGGAATGGGGAGCATCAAAAcccaaaaa AACTACTATCAAAAGAAAGAAAGCCTTCTCTTCTGAAGAAAGTGAGGCCTCATACAAGGAAAAGAAGCCAAAAAAGAAAGCTCGAGTTCGTAAATGGGGAAGTTCTTCCGATTCTGAGTCTGAAAAAAGTTTAAGTTTGAATGATGAaagtgaagaagaagaagatgacAATGATGGTGATAGCAGTCAAGATTCAGAAAATGAGTGGAAAGTTAAGAAAAGTCAAGAagcaaaaagattaaaacttAGCATTAATAAAAAGGTGTTAAGTACTGATGAGGAATCCGAGTCCCAAGAATCAGCCCCTGCCCCCAAGAAAAAGGCCAATAAAGTTGTTTCAGAAGAAAGtgaagaagaagatgatgatgaagaagaagaggAGGAGGaggatgatgaagaagaagaaagttctgaagaagaagaagatgaagaatcagaagaaagtgatgaagcACCTTCAAAATTACCATCAGTGGAGAAGAAGGTGGAGAAGCAGAACTTGAAGCCAAAAACCCCTGAATTAGTGAAAGAAATCACCAAACCTGCTGAAGTGGTGAAAGATTTGAAACAGAAAACTAGTGAAAATGTTGAGCCCAATGCaaatatgaaggaaaaaattaatatttcagctgCACAGGATAAAGGTTCTGTCCGGCCTGTTAAGAAAGATACTACAAAAATGGTGCCTTGTGTTATTCCGTATGAAAAATCACCTAAAAGTGGCCCTGGTGTTACTTTTGAGGATGAAagtgataaaatttcaaaaataaaagaaagcaatTTAAAAACTGTGATGCCTTCTCATCCTACTAAAACTGCCATTCAATTGAATCCACCTGCTGCAAAGTTTATTGAAAAGGCTCCACCTCGTGTAAACCTTCCTCCAgctgaaaataaatcatttagtGGAACTATTATGGAACCTTTCGACGAAGATGATCCAGATAGTGATGATGAAGTACCTTTAGAAAGAATTCCTACTGCATGTGTGCCTACCCCTTTGTCAAACAAACCACCTActtatgagaaaataaatgaatacacacCTGCCAAAGAACTATCCACTTTTTCTTATTCTGCCCCAGAAAAATGTTTTCCAAGCACATATACTTCATTAGCACCATTTCAAGATTATTCTTCACGTCCAAGTCCTTTAAAACCATCCTTAGTCGAAACCTATCCAACTAACTCCAGTAGTCCTTCAAAACTCACACCATTAGACACTTATTCCCGGTCTGGTAGTCCGAAAGGATTCATATCCTTAGATTCCTACACTGAAGCTAGAAAAAAGAAACACTTCTATGGTAACCCTTCTTCAGAACCAGACGCAGCTTCAAGACCAATGCCTCCTGCAGCAGACAATTATCAAGGAGAGATTAGGTTCCCTCCTGAGCCCTATCCGTGTCCTCCTTCACCAAATGCTTATTCTCACAGATCTCCTCCCCCGCCACAAAGAGATCCTGGCACGCCCCCCAGAATGTACTCTCAATTTCCCGACGCATATGCACCTCCAAGGTCACCGGAATATTATCAGAATCACCAATACTATGCAAGCGAGGAACGCATACCAAGGCCTTCTTATCAGCCCAATTATGCCCCTTCAGAGCAGGGCCCACCATACGTTCAGAATCCATATGTAGCTACACCCGTGCCCCAACCGAATGGCGGTTTCATGATAGACACTCTGTTACGTGCAAGGAACGAAAACGAAGAAGATGAACTCACTGGAGTCACAGATATAGTTTCATACATCACGCAAgagtaa